The genomic stretch gctaagtgtagttgttcaattaatttttattatagataacatggtgtgtggtatcacacacagaagatcatgttatcggttctttataaattataaacagtagctcacgactaagatggatagaaacaaaccaatagaatagtcgtagtgtaatttggtattagtttatcttaaccataaaattacactagtacacactgagtgtactgagcaggaccatttaaggtaagttttttttgtattgacttaataaaagaacaagacctaagttattatgaaagtgtgtgctcttaatcctaatataataacaagaacatatatttagtattcatttctttaacttatcaaagggtgagatttagctcgataaatcaataggtccgataagttgggaaatgatattacttatagtgtgtattattgattatagaaggaaactgtgttctagtaatctaggttgataatgcccccaagaggagctcataaggattatcatgttaaaccctgcaggtggacttagtccgacatgacaataaagttgagtggtactactcttggactaagatattaattaaagagagttgtcagtaactcatttaattagtgggcattcgacatcttaaacatggggagactaacacactcataataagaatgagcccaaaatataatttgggattggtgcgttagttcaataataattctttagtggtatgaattattattgatgaaattaagttgggtgttcggggtgaacacaggaagcttaatttcatcgggagaccaaaaccaattccttctctcagttcctatcgtagcctcttgtatatagagaattatacccactgcatacccacctttctacccaccttgaggtggccggccaagctaggttggagcccaagctagggccggccaaagctaagggtggagccaatttaaggtggccagccaaagcttggatcccaaacttaggtggccgaccactagaaaaataaaagggattttatttaaaatcttttcttatgtggatatcatggttttaaaagagagtttaaaatttaaatcttttcatctataaaagattaagtaaaagatttgacatctttccttatttgtagttaaaaggaagattttaatttttttgataaaactttccttttttgtaaccattttcatgatttaaaaagagagttttaaaattaaatatttccttttataagtttctacaaaagattaagaaaagatttgatatctttccttatttgtagattgaaaggatgattttaattttagagaaaactttccttttttggaaatcatccacatgttttaatagagagattctaatttattaaatttccttttataaccaaccatgaagggaaaattattagagaaattttttattaaaatttcggaagcaaattaggaagttttaattcttgtgttattaaaactttccttgctgggaactatgaggtggccgaccacttaatataagaaaaggaaattatttttaataaattaaattttacttttcatggaaaataaaataaggaagtttttatttaaattttctttatttgccaagaacaAGGATCTTaaatgtaatacccactaaacttgtaagataaatatatgaatgtgggatttttccttagaaaaataataggaagtgagttgaagcaaaaagaaataaaatgaaataaaaagaagaggaggtcaaggattgaaccataaacctcttatattatatttcatagaattaattagtagaaaccaattgggatagagagaagatattgatagcaaaggagggaaactcatgataaaggtaagagtaaaagctagccaaaagaaaataagaaaagagcaagagaagggcaacttgccttcctccctttctctccctcttcctctttgattttttttgccgaaaacttaaagaggaattaaggggattcattcccccttattttatcatgaatggtgagaataaatggaaaataaaataaatgtaagaaaaatagaaaatgggttaagggagaaggaaagcaaaaatcaattttgctacctcttcccccttaacataaaagggagcaagaaaagagaaagttatttttctctcatttcgtcatcctccctcttcctcaccgagaacaccacagtcccctctcctccatcttcgtccccaaagccaagtttttttccctaagaaagcctaagatacaaggaggacttagcaaaggaatcaagggaaaggaactagaagaagaggctacttcttctccagcataccttagatccacaagcgaaaaggatgtaagcttcccctcacctgtggtacaaggattttatgtgattttcggattctataaggattagaaaacctaggaaagaatttaagaaaattcggctaaagaaagggttttcaaatctaggatgatttaaacaagtccttatttcatgatattctttctatgctatgtaggaaggattttcttcatgtttttatacttaaatgatgcttgatcagaggagtacctaaccctagaatttcggccaaaaatatgttaaggaggttagggaaaaatattgtttaactaaactagtacaaaatttctcccatgaaatactaagggtttttattggttttcttgcttgaaagttacttgaaaccaaagaaatccatttatatgtttcggccaagaaaagggcttagggttaggaagacctttaaatttaaataaccatgtttgtatgatagaatatagagttctcttaaagaattgcatgttgtacattgctagaaattcatgaactcttattttagattttcggccatgataagatggatagtttaaaaaaacttaaacaaaattctaatattctcaagacctctgtgatattatgatatgaaagttgtttaatgctcttatgttaatattgagtatagaaaattagttacatgatatatgacatgtaagatcacaagggtcctagcttgtttatgaaccaactttgtatatgatgttcttagtaatttttgccatgaaacttacttaggttttccatgctttaggccacttaaaacttagtttagagattggtaggtttcggccataaggagaaataaaagaaaaagggaaagaaacctaggaagcctaaaacacaattcacatgtatgtttattatgcttatcCTTACACATTCTATGAAACTTGtaaaatttctcatgcttttaggctatttgaagcaagtttatattctgtgagtttcggccaagtagggtttaaaagacctagaggccttagaaatgaaaccaaatgtgttaaaagtacttcttatgaaaatatgataaggtgttgattgtgtcacatatttgtataatttttccatgacctaaatggatcattgtgtgtttcagccatgaaggaatagatgccctagaaaccctagaacaagaattaaatatgcttatgtcactctacatgaaatatgataagtagaaaaccaaagttctcatactatatgttgtttagtgacctaaatgaggctagggtaagtttcggccatacctattgtatgatgtcttgttatgaatttatacatgatgttatttcaagttcacatgcttgtatgtttgtttttatccctaatgaacacttgttaaaagtttgaccaagatatacgttaagggcttgaaggacttaagaactagctcaatatgcttactatgctatttgaaaaaaatggtataaatatggtttaaggtttccatgctttcatgacatttgggaccttgtttatatactgatagggtttggccacatgagtttaaggacttggagaacttagaaaccaagttaatcatgcttataatgcttcctatgaaatttatgtgatgatgatttaggtttcacatgcttggaggttgtttttacctaaattgagacctaagggggttcggccatgataggaacccaagggtttaggaagcttagaacccaagttaactatgttaccatgtttcttatgatagtataatcacatgatacacccttatgcttaaccatgtatgcttgtgatttatacctttttatgatatggtatctggatagagatatgcatattttaatgatatgttatgtgcttagaaatatgcatgctttaatgatatgctatgtgcttagaatatgaatgtttttatgatatgctatgtggatagaaatatgcatgctttaatgatatactacatgtttaagtgatgcatactttctatgatatgatgtatgcctaagtgatgcatactttcttaagacatgatgtatgcttaagtgatgcatacttttatgatatgatgtatgcctaagtgatgcatactttcttaagacatgatgtatgcctaagtgatgcatactttttatgatatgatgtatgcctaagtgatgcatacttttatgacataatgtatgcctaagtgatgcatacttttatgctatgctatgtgactaaatgatgcatttttatacttgctactttactttgtaaggcttgtaccaagggtggactcctaatcagtctataggccttgctttgtgatctaggctaataagggatgggctccttagtacacccctaggccttgctttgtgatctaggctaagccttgctttgtgatctaggctaataagggatggactcttcatgtacacccctaggccatgctttgtgatcttgacctagttcctagtatgattcaagacttgctaccttggatatacttaggacgcgcgcatctatgttatgtatgtatggtacaagccgcgaccctaattatgttgatattatgttcaagtatatatatatgtaagaagaaaatgattttaaaagatcatgagacatacacatgtttttcggatacatgtttttaaaatcatgatgcatatgatctatgattatgttgtgttgaggctatgatttaagatatgccatgatatgattatgttatgtttcatgctatgttttaagagatgatatgccatgatatgattatgttatgcttcatgctatgttttaagagatgatatgccatgatataattatgttatgtttcatgctatgttttaagagatgatatgccatgatatgattatgttatgtttcatgctatgttttaagagataatatgccatgatatgattatgttatgtttcatgctatgctttaagagatgatatgccatgactagttacaatgttagttatgttgcatgataagcttaaagagtatgatatgttatgccatgactagttgagatcatgttaagttgagacattatttgattatgtgttgattgttggttttagtgagtaggaaaggaacttactgagccatgagtgctcatagcttactttccttgtgccacagataaaggaaaaagttgtATGAGTTAAAGGagtagcaggaggggcaacgaagatgtgtgtggcggtggctaggcaactaattaagaacctgctttaaaacctttaagaactatgctttggttttgtgaaatgtaatacaatatgggtgacttgatgttgagtttttatttattttgttatcatgttatgaaaccatgttagtgtagttcggcttttaattaagttaggaaaaataattttaagtcttccgctgtaatacgtacgtagagtatcgtagccccgtcccttgttgacagcagggagggcgggcgttacaataaaagagagggagggggtgccttcatgagatacaactctattctattttcctctcctctcttccttggtggtggtcggccataagttccttgctcttctccgtttctcttcctccttggtggccggcgacatcaacacaagaggagtccttggtggccggttctagcttggagaagaaggagagaaaggaggctttgctcttgcatcccttggagctcattggttggtggctgaatcttgctagaagaaaggaggcttggtggttctcatctcggtagatcattgcccacacaacgtctgagataagaacaggaatacggtagaagatcaagaggttattgcttacaaagaaaggtataactagtaattattttctgcatcattctagttttctttgtatgaattccaaacacaagagactagtgattctagattatcggattagatattcaaagttgtgtttcttttgttttatttttttgaatttatgattcaattgttccttttggttaaacctagtgttatataaggaaattaaatattagatttctttaaaaggctttgtctaggcggtggtggatgatcccatacccaagaaggcctagtaccttgccatgcagtcctggaagtcaattttagaaattaatatttaattaaatttataatataggtggatttggatcaataatgttaagcatcatttgcgatccaagtctaaaccattaagaacagataagttaaatttggaatcaataatgttaagttctgtttgcgattctgaatttaatttctaaagaacacaataggttgttaggaaaggttcaagacttgtacaaaatttttgtacaatggaacctgtacaatcttcctaggaccaaccaataagcacagcggaaaaggaagcaagaaggaCATAACGAAATAAACCCTAGGGTCGTCGGCCAGAGTTGGCGGCAGCTAGGGTTAGCGAcatacggaggacaactatggatgaggccataatagttggaaaattagttttcatatttatttccttttatgttgtGGTGTGtgtgctgtgttgtgtgtgtgtgcatattaaaattcctcattttaaataactaagtggtagaggaattatttaaattccacgtcTCCATTATTgattgtaagtgatgcatttaaacttacgcattggctctgagtgtgcgtgcatagtttaaaattcctcaccttaaataactaagtggagagggattagtaaataaattccacggtctccattactggtttgtaagtgatgcgacaaacttgcgtgttggctctgagtgcctccctccacatcggatgagtttgtttacagatcactagatcaaacttcctttatggatgattataggaagttatttaggtgcgtgtgatcttctccatctgaaggggcacaatcctatttaatggactaagtatcaagtaatggtaaacacttaggtgcatttaatagtatcctccccatcggagttactgctattatttgtgtgaccgaagaaataccagctattaattttatttgtcataaagttaggatgacatgataataaaattaatggataaaaccccctcttacaaatgtttgaatttgtatacgtccacactatcgtggcatacaaaattcacggtgttttgaggtgttggtgaatttaaatgatattgtttgaggaatcgatattattttaaattcttaagttttgaccaaatattttgtgattcttaggatttcaaatggccttcaatcctcttgctgttatattaaaagagaacaaacttactgaacccaattatatagattggaaaagaaacttagatattatcttaactgctgaaggctacgagttcgtactttttgagatctatccaagcttgcctaataacgattctagtgaagaggagattgaatgtcataagaaatgggtcagggcagatgagatggcgcagtattacatttttccttctatgtcaaatgtcactacaacaaaaaccctcatagacatcggttttccaccggtgtctatttcattttcgaccgatgtctatgaagccgatgtaaaaggtctgccattttagatatcgggttaaaaccggtgtagtatagcttaacgacaccggtcttcgaatcggttattaacaggtgtagtatcacttaacgacaccgtttcatcaacggtgtaaaaccgatgtaatattgtatgttaataacaccagttttggcagcggtaaataaTCGATGTAATAGTAgtttaataacaccggttttacagcggtggaaaatcgatgtaatatggatattttttaacagcacaaatttgatttccgaaacaatgaaaaaccggcaataataaaaaaaaatacacaaatattcacaaattacacaaatattcttcattcaacaatatccataaaatacacaaatattcacaaattatataaataattttcttacaacagtatccataaaatacccaaacattctttttacatcaaaagctagctaatagatatcaaaatcaaggtagaacattctttttacaacacatcaaggtagaaccgcacttcaaatgtaatctagcatgcattcagcccactcgaaccgcacttcatcaatttcaactctggagtacttgagatttgtaaactgtaaaaacacataaataatatattagtaaaccaagaccaaaaatcatagttgaaaaagtagtaagagcaccaggtaacaagatgattaatttgaatgcttaaaaagagacatattcatcatttatctcaaccacatcaatgCTTACTTCAATGCTTGCAATAAGGATCTTCAGTGGTTCACAAGCCAAGACTAGTTATTAACCATCCTGTGATGAAAGACGTCCATTGTCAGCTGATGTTGTTATAATTGCAAATGCAGCCATATTTTCGTAAACTATTGATGTCCGCAGACAAAAGTATAAAGCAGATGAATGGTTCATGGACAGAAGACTTAAATTTCTGACCTTATCTGTGTCGACATCATGGATGATTGCATTAATAACTTCTTCTCGGTTTGGACCCAAGTCGTCAGCTAAGGAATCACTGAGTTCTTCAATTTCTATGTATCCACTCTTGTTCAGATCGAAGTATGAGAAGGCTCTGTGCAGGTGTTCATCGTTTCCAATCTTGCGCAAGTGGATTGAGACAGCAAcaaattctccgtattctaagGTACCGCTTCCATTGACATCAGCCTGTCATCAACAAGATCGAATAAGAGACAGAGGTTTTAAGTAAGGCATCATGATATTTTCAACGAAGACGATCCTGCTCAATGAGATGTTCGGTTAAGCACTCACTGCTTCCATTAATATCTGAATGTCTGAATCTGAAATCTGGTGACCGAGCTTATGCAAACCGAGTTTCAGCTCCTCAAAGCATAGTTTCCCATCTTGATTAATGTCCATCTTGTCAAACATTTCCTTTATGTCTGCAACTTCCTCGACAGAGAGGTATTCAGCCACAACCTGTAAGAAAGAGCAGAGCAGACTTATCATGCAATATAATTCACTAATCAACAAATAGATAATCAAAATCAAAAGTTGCATGCCTTAAGAGTGTTGAGCTATGATCACTTACCCGTAGAGCTTTCTTTTTAAGTTTGTTCATCCCAGAGAATTGCTGAAGTCTTGCTCGTACGGTTTCACCTAGATTAACATTGGGAGCTTTACTTGCATTCTGCAGCCATGTATGATCTGCGAATTCATAGATTAAGTACATTCTATATAACTAAATTGGTTCGATTAGAAAAGATATCTATATAACTGCTTGTTGATGTTCTATATGTAAGCAAGGCACTATCAGTGAAGATGAGTTTCAAACTGATGACTGGCACCTTCATACATAATAGAATGATGGAACATGCGTTATACTGACTCAACGAGTAAAACATCATTTTCAATGAGAAATAAGTTTCTCTACTCTTACAAAGCATGAACGATCATACAGAGAAACTAACATAACCAGTACTTAATACTCTCTTTACAAAGGACGAATAAGCGAGGAGCTAAAAGTTACCAAGAACTTGCTGAGCCGTCAACCTCTTCTTAGGATCTGGTTCGAGcatctataaattataaaatgaGGAGCATTCAAAAGCCAAGACTGAGATCACTCATCTATCTATCAtttcaacctaataaattagttactttggttttGCAAAGTCTCCCAATTGTGAGGAAGAATCTATAAAATGAGGAGCATTCAAAAGCCAAGACTGAGATCACTCATCTATCTATCAtttcaacctaataaattagttactttggttttGCAAAAATATCACGAGGAAGAATCTATAGAAGTACCTGGACAGCATGGGAAAATTCATTAAGGAATGCATTTTGTGTGGCTAGGGACAGATGACTGCAAGCCAAAACCTCTAGCATATGCTTGATAGCCAAATCAAGAACTCCAATAAAAGAATACCATGTAAGTAAATGGAAGGAGATAAGGTCAAAAGCATCAAAGATAAATTCACAAATATACAAACAAAGCATAGAGAACCTTCCAACATTGTAGTGAACATGATTAGATATATAACTCCAACCATTTTCTATGTAAACGAAGAGTGCATTCCTGTAAGCTCGAATCGCATGTTGTCTCTACATTTTACAGAATGAATGTTTTACAATTAGCACATAAAACTTTGAACATACTTTAAATATCTGAGACAAGTTTCAATATGAAGATGAATTTGACATGCAATCGAGTACCTGATCAGAAATGTAGTAACGATTTCCAGACAAAACAAGATGAAAACCATACTTGCGTAACATTGGTGGGATGGAAAGCAAATAGCAGTAGGATGCTTGTTCAAGCATCACAGCTGCATGCAGAGAAGGCTCCTGATGACTCACGATGTCAGCTTACCAGTATACTTCCcatttctttc from Zingiber officinale cultivar Zhangliang chromosome 5B, Zo_v1.1, whole genome shotgun sequence encodes the following:
- the LOC121986612 gene encoding calcium-dependent protein kinase 20-like, giving the protein MLEPDPKKRLTAQQVLDHTWLQNASKAPNVNLGETVRARLQQFSGMNKLKKKALRVVAEYLSVEEVADIKEMFDKMDINQDGKLCFEELKLGLHKLGHQISDSDIQILMEAADVNGSGTLEYGEFVAVSIHLRKIGNDEHLHRAFSYFDLNKSGYIEIEELSDSLADDLGPNREEVINAIIHDVDTDKVRNLSLLSMNHSSALYFCLRTSIVYENMAAFAIITTSADNGRLSSQDG